A single Parabacteroides timonensis DNA region contains:
- a CDS encoding Na/Pi cotransporter family protein — MDYSFFDFLTLVGALGMFLYGMKVMSEGLQKVAGDKLRGILSVMTTNRFTGVLTGILITALIQSSSATTVMVVSFVNAGLLTLTQSISVIMGANVGTTVTAWIISLFGFKVDISVFSLPLIGICIPLIFSGKSKRKSWGEFLMGFAFLFMGLSYLKSSVPDLQSNPEILSFLQDYTSLGYPSLLIFLLLGTILTVIVQSSSATVAITLIMCTQGWIPFEMAAAMVLGENIGTTITANIAAISANVSARRAAIAHLMFNVFGVCWVMALFYPFTNMISWIVTNYGPGDPNEMTQFLSTLDPKTISLITSSAQITDPHLLALQKQLMTLQVSVSYGLSLFHTVFNIANVCIMIWFVKFYVYVCSALIKPKNVSDEEEFQLKYIPSGMLSTSELSLMQAKKEIAVFGERTQRMFGMVKDLFYEKNEDNFLKIYSRIEKYENISDRMEIEIANYLTFVAEGRLSSEGKEEIRIMLRTVTEIESIADSCNNLARGIRRRNEGKSEFTDEQNHNIDQMFALLEKALTRMNEILHMPEVVHDDINQSYNIENEINNYRNQLKIHNMEDVNNKKYQYQDGVYYMDLVGESEKLGDYILNVVQAVIEKKI; from the coding sequence ATGGACTATTCTTTTTTTGATTTTCTTACGCTTGTAGGAGCATTAGGTATGTTCCTATACGGAATGAAAGTGATGAGTGAAGGTTTACAGAAAGTCGCGGGAGACAAGCTGCGAGGCATTCTCTCTGTAATGACAACTAACCGTTTCACAGGTGTTCTGACCGGAATTCTGATCACAGCACTCATTCAGTCATCAAGTGCCACCACCGTGATGGTTGTAAGTTTTGTTAACGCAGGACTTCTTACATTGACCCAGTCAATCAGTGTTATCATGGGAGCCAATGTCGGAACGACAGTTACGGCATGGATTATTTCACTCTTTGGTTTTAAAGTTGATATCAGCGTCTTTTCCCTGCCGCTTATCGGTATATGTATCCCGCTGATATTCTCCGGCAAAAGCAAGCGAAAGTCATGGGGTGAGTTTTTAATGGGTTTTGCTTTCCTCTTCATGGGACTTTCTTATCTGAAATCGTCCGTCCCCGACCTGCAAAGCAATCCTGAAATTCTCTCTTTTCTACAAGATTACACCTCTTTGGGATATCCTTCCCTTCTTATATTCCTTCTTTTAGGGACTATCCTTACAGTCATCGTACAGTCTTCCAGTGCGACCGTTGCCATCACATTGATCATGTGTACACAGGGATGGATACCTTTCGAAATGGCAGCAGCCATGGTATTGGGAGAAAACATCGGAACAACTATCACTGCAAACATTGCAGCTATCTCGGCCAACGTGTCGGCCCGCCGCGCAGCAATTGCCCACCTGATGTTTAACGTATTCGGAGTTTGCTGGGTTATGGCTCTGTTCTATCCGTTCACCAATATGATTTCCTGGATCGTAACAAACTACGGCCCCGGTGATCCGAACGAAATGACCCAGTTCCTCAGTACGCTCGATCCTAAAACGATCTCGCTGATCACATCCAGCGCACAGATTACAGACCCGCACCTGCTTGCATTACAAAAACAATTAATGACTTTACAGGTATCTGTTTCTTACGGTCTTTCCCTCTTCCATACCGTATTCAACATTGCCAATGTTTGTATCATGATCTGGTTCGTGAAATTCTACGTATATGTTTGTTCCGCCCTTATCAAGCCGAAGAATGTCAGCGACGAAGAAGAGTTCCAGCTGAAATACATTCCGTCGGGTATGCTTTCAACGTCCGAGTTGTCATTGATGCAAGCTAAAAAGGAAATTGCCGTATTCGGAGAACGTACGCAACGCATGTTCGGCATGGTCAAGGACCTGTTCTATGAAAAGAACGAGGATAACTTCCTGAAAATATACAGCCGTATCGAGAAATACGAGAACATCAGCGACCGCATGGAAATCGAGATCGCCAATTACCTGACATTCGTTGCTGAAGGCCGCCTGAGCTCGGAAGGTAAAGAAGAGATCCGCATCATGCTCCGTACCGTTACGGAAATAGAAAGTATTGCCGACTCTTGTAACAACCTGGCACGTGGTATCAGACGCCGCAACGAAGGCAAATCTGAGTTCACCGACGAACAGAACCACAACATCGACCAGATGTTCGCCCTGTTGGAAAAGGCGTTGACCCGAATGAATGAAATCCTTCACATGCCGGAAGTCGTACACGACGATATCAACCAGTCTTACAACATTGAAAACGAAATCAACAATTATCGTAATCAGTTGAAGATCCATAATATGGAAGATGTCAACAACAAGAAGTATCAGTATCAGGACGGTGTATACTATATGGACCTTGTCGGCGAATCGGAAAAGTTGGGTGATTACATTCTAAATGTTGTTCAAGCAGTTATCGAAAAGAAAATATAA